In the genome of Bacteroides mediterraneensis, the window TGTGGGCCTCCGACTATTGCATCGGTTTCGTCTACACTTACCTGAAGAATATCCTGCTGAAAGAGAATGTCATGTCCGCCAAAGACAACGCCTGGGGACCGGCCCACGAGATAGGTCACATCCATCAGGCCGCCATCAACTGGCCTGGCAGCACGGAATCGTCCAACAACCTGTTCTCCAACTACGTTCTGTACAAACTGGGGAAATACTGCTCCAGAGGTAGTGAACTGAACGACCTGGCTGATTCCCGCTTCGTACACAAGAAAGCATGGTATAACATGGGAGACGCCACGCATCAGGGAGAGGACACGGAAATACACATGCGCATGAACTGGCAGCTGTGGAACTACTACCACCGTTGCGGACACAACCCCAAATTCTGGCAGACCTTGTTCAAACTGCTGCGTGAAGACCGGATTACAGAAAGCGATCCCGGCGCTGCCCAGCTCAAGTTTGCCATGAAAGCCAGTGAGGCAGCCAAGGAAGACCTGACCGACTTCTTCGACTTGTGGGGCTTCTTTATCCCGGGAGAAGATACCATTGACCAGTATGGTACCTGGAAATATAAAGTGACGGCAGAAATGATTAAACAAGCCAAGGACTTCATGAAGAAATTCCCGAAGCCCAAACATGCTTTCCAGTACATTGAAGACCGCAAGGCCGGAGATACCGGACTGGATACCAAACCTTCGGACACCGGATATTACACCCAGTTTGAAGGAAAAGTGAAGGAAATCAGCCCCAACATTGCCTACACCGTTTCCGGAAAGAAATATACCGTAGAAAACGGAGAAAATGCAGTGGCCTTTGAACTGCGGAAAAACAGTGCCGAAGGAGAGCTGGTTTATTTCTTCAACATGTTCAGCTATGACATTCCGGCGGGAGTAGACCTGACCAATACCAAGCTTTATGCCGTACAGGCCGACGGAAAGCGAATTGAAATCCGCAAAAAATAAGTATTTCTTCTCATACAGAAACAGAAAGGGGTACCGGCACACACACCGATACCCCTTCTTCCTATCATGTAGTTTTCAAAATCTCCGTCACTTGTTCAGCTTCCAGGTGAATCCGTCCTTGGTATCCTTCACCTCAAAGCCCAGTGCAGCTAGGTTGTCACGAATCTTGTCGCTGGTAGCCCAGTCTTTGTTGGCCTTGGCCTGCATACGCTGTTCCAGCAGCATGTCGACCACCTTTCCGTATGCTTCTTCACGGGCCGCATTGTTTTCAGCCTCCGCTTTCAGTCCCAGAATGTCGAACACGAACAGATGGAACACGTTCTTCAGCTCTTCCAGGTCTTCGGCACTGATGGTCGCCTTCTTGTCAATCACCGTATTAATCATGCGAGTGGCATCAAACAGGTGTGAAATGACAATCGGTGTATTCAAGTCGTCGTTCATGGCTTCGTAGCACTTCTCGCGCAAGCCCTGCGGCTCGATGCCCGAAGTGGTCTTCGACGGGGTGATGCGTTCCAGGTTCTTCACACCTTCCAGCAGACGTTCCAGTCCCTTTTCAGCTGCCTGCAATGCTTCGTTGCTGAAGTCCACCGTACTGCGGTAGTGTGCCTGCAGGATGAAGAAACGGATGGTCATCGGCGTATAAGCCTGTGTCAGCAGCTTGTTGGAGCCGGTGAAGAACTCATCCAAAGTGATGAAGTTACCCAATGACTTACCCATCTTCTGTCCGTTGATGGTAATCATGTTGTTGTGCATCCAGTAGCGTACCATCGGATGACCTTCGGAAGCCACAGCCTGTGCAATCTCACATTCATGATGCGGGAAAATCAAGTCCATGCCTCCTCCGTGAATGTCGAAGGTCTCACCCAGGTATTTCCGTCCCATGGCTGTACATTCACAGTGCCAGCCCGGGAAACCGTTGCTCCAAGGTGACGGCCAGCGCATGATGTGTTCCGGCTGTGCACACTTCCACAACGCAAAGTCGGCCGGATTGTGTTTCTCGTCCTGTCCGTCGAGTTCACGGGTCGTGTTGAGCACGTCGTCGAGGTTACGGCCCGACAATACACCGTAATGATGGTCTTTGTTGTACTTGGCTACATCAAAATACACCGAACCCTTGCTTTCGTACGCATATCCGTTTTTCAGGATTTCCTGTACCAGCTGAATCTGTTCGATGATGTGTCCGGACGCATGCGGCTCGATGCTGGGCGGCAACACGTTCAGAGCTTCCATAGCCTTGTGGTAACGCAACAGGTAATACTGCACCACTTCCATCGGCTCCAGCTGTTCCAGACGAGCCTTCTTGGCAATCTTGTCTTCTCCGTCGTCGGCATCGTGTTCCAGATGGCCCACATCGGTAATGTTACGCACGTAACGCACCTTGTAGCCCAGATGCTTCAGGTAGCGGAACAAGATATCAAACGTAATGGCGGGACGCGCATGTCCCAGATGTCCGTCACCGTATACGGTAGGACCACACACATACATGCCCACATGAGGAGCATGCAAAGGCACGAAAAGTTCCTTCTTGCGGGTCAGTGTATTGTAAATGAAAAGCTTGTTATTCTCCATAATTCAAAAGAGTTAGGTTGCAAAGTTATAAATTAAAAAGAGAAAAGCGTGATTTCGGCTAAAAAATCACGCTTTTCTCTTTGCAATCCCCCTCGGGTTATTTCGTCAGGACAATACCGCCTTCCGGCTGAATCACCACTTTCACTTCAGACGGATTCTTGATTTTCAATTCCTCCAGCTGCGGCTGGCGCTTCTTGTCGTCCAGGTAATAAGACACCGTCTCACCCTTCTGCCACATCGGCAGGTTCAGCGTCAGCTTCAACGGTTCTTTCTGGGCATTCACTCCCACCACGTACCAACGGTCACCGTGACGGCGGGCCAGCACACAATATTTACCGGGATAACCATCCAGGAACACCGTTTCATCCCAAGTGGTCGGCACCTGCTTCATGAAGTCGATGGCCAAAGCCGGCGCATCGGTCAGGTTGTTCGGAGACAGGGCAAAGTTCTGAATCGGGTTCTGATACAGCACAGCCGTAGCCAGCTGGAACACATCGGTGGTCTTGCGGATAGTACCCCCGTCGTTTGTCCGGTTGTAACGCTTGTTCAGCAAGGTGCCTCCGAACTCCATGCAGCCGATGGTGTTGCGGATAAACGGATGCAGGCAGGCATTGTAGGCCTCCATATCGTCAAAGTGCTGGTTGAATATCAGGTTCTCCGAAGCCAGTACCGCCTCGCTGCCCACATAGTTGGGATACATCCGTTCCCATCCGCGCGGAATGGTACAGCCATGGAAGATAATCATCAGTCCGTATTCGTTGGCATCGGTCAGGATGTCTTCGTACAAGCCCATCATCTGCTGCTTGTCACTGCCGAAGAAATCCACCTTCAGTCCCTTCACACCGCATT includes:
- the cysS gene encoding cysteine--tRNA ligase; its protein translation is MENNKLFIYNTLTRKKELFVPLHAPHVGMYVCGPTVYGDGHLGHARPAITFDILFRYLKHLGYKVRYVRNITDVGHLEHDADDGEDKIAKKARLEQLEPMEVVQYYLLRYHKAMEALNVLPPSIEPHASGHIIEQIQLVQEILKNGYAYESKGSVYFDVAKYNKDHHYGVLSGRNLDDVLNTTRELDGQDEKHNPADFALWKCAQPEHIMRWPSPWSNGFPGWHCECTAMGRKYLGETFDIHGGGMDLIFPHHECEIAQAVASEGHPMVRYWMHNNMITINGQKMGKSLGNFITLDEFFTGSNKLLTQAYTPMTIRFFILQAHYRSTVDFSNEALQAAEKGLERLLEGVKNLERITPSKTTSGIEPQGLREKCYEAMNDDLNTPIVISHLFDATRMINTVIDKKATISAEDLEELKNVFHLFVFDILGLKAEAENNAAREEAYGKVVDMLLEQRMQAKANKDWATSDKIRDNLAALGFEVKDTKDGFTWKLNK